In Candidatus Paceibacterota bacterium, the sequence GAAGGGCACCGTGATCTGGACGAAGAACCTCAACCAGGAATTGGGTCTGGAGATACCCACCTGGGGCTGCGCCAGTTCGGTCCTGATCGAGGGGAACCTGGCCGTGCTCAACATGGGCAGCGCCGGCGTGGCGCTTGACAAACAGTCCGGCAAAGTCGCCTGGGTCTCCGCCAAGAGCGCTGGCGCCTATGCCACCCCCGTTCCCCTGACACTTGGCCCCGACCGGTTCCTGGCCATCCTCTCCCGCCGATCGCTCATAGCCGTCAAGCCCGCCGACGGACAAGAGGCATGGAGTTACCCCTGGAAGACCGAATACGACGTCAACGCCGCCGACCCGATCATAGCCGGTGACAAGGTGTTCATCTCTTCCGGCTACAACCGCGGCGGGACTGTGCTGAAAGTGACCGCGAAAGGGGCGGAGAAGGTTTGGGAGAACAAGAACATGCGCAATCACTTCAACTCCTGCGTGCTGTGGCAGGGCCATCTTTACGGCCCCGATGACGGCGGATTGCGCTGTCTTGACTTCGAGACCGGCGAGCTGAAATGGACCTATCGCGAATTCGGCAAAGGCTCGCTCATAGTGGCTGATGGATGCCTGGTGGCGCTCAGCGAGAAAGGGGACCTCTTTATCGCCAAAGCGGTGCCCGCCGCGTTCGAGCCCATCTCCCGGGCCAAAGTCCTCACGGGCAAGTGCTGGACCTCCCCGGTCCTGGCCAATGGCCGCGTTTACTGCCGGAACGCCGCCGGCCACGTGGCCTGCCTGGATTTAAGCGGCCGGTGACCCGGTTGTGGCACTCGACAAGCTGCTTGAATGGGTTGAGTTTTAATGTGCGTGGAAAAGCCGCCCATCATCAGCGAGGCGCCAGTCAGAGTGGTGCCACTGGAGATTCTGCCGCCCCAACTTCCCGCGGCAGCCCCGCCGGCCGCGACCGTCGACGGACCGCCGGTCCATGCACTGGCCGCCCTGATTCTTGTGGCTGTGGATTCTCTCTGGGCGACTTTCGATTGGCTGCCGATTGACTGGCCTATCGCCATCCCGTCCTGCTTCGCCGCGGTGTTTGTCCCGACCTTCCTGATCCAGAGGTACTTGAAGAACGACTCCAAAGGCCGCGCCCTGGCGTTCGCCTCCATCCTGGCCGTGCTGGCGGCGATTCCAACTTTCATAACCGGCACACCCGTCGGCCTGGGCTTGTTGGCCTGGACCGGGCTGGGCAAACTCTTCGGCAAGTCGCCGACGAAATAGCCTCAGGAATCCGGAGGCGTGGAACCTGGGCGAGCCGGTCAGCCCCCACCCGGGCGCGCGTGCATGCGCCCGGGCCCCGCTCAAAGGGGAAGGTTTGGGCTTTGTGTCGGGGGGGCGGATTTGGTTAAATGGCGCCAAGATGAAACTCCGACGGGCAGGCATCCGCCGTGTGACCAACGAAACCCGCATCGCGGTCACGTTGAACATTGACGGCACGGGCAAGTCTTCCATCCAAACGGGCATCCCGTTCTTCGACCACATGCTCACCTTGTTCGCCAGGCACGCGGTCATGGACTTGAGGCTCCGTTGCCAAGGGGACCTGGACGTGGACGCGCATCACACGGTGGAAGACTGTGGGATTGCCCTGGGGCAGGTGGTTGTCCAGGCGCTGGGAGACAAGAAGGGGATACGCCGCTACGGGACCGGATTTGACCCGCGCAACCCGTTCACCGGCGAGGCTTACCTGCCGATGGACGAGTGCCTGGCGCGCTGCGTGATTGACTTTGGCGGGCGGCCGTACTTGGTTTGGCGGGGCTTGGATGCGTTCGCCCATAAGCGCCTCAGCAAGGCTGAGAAACGGCAGGACATGTCCAGCGCGTTCCGATTCGGCCTCGCCCGCGAGTTCTTTCAAGGCTTCGCCAATGAAGCCCGCTGCAATCTGCACTTGGAGCTGCTCTACGGCGATGAACCGCACCACATCGTTGAAGCCCTTTTCAAAGCTTTTGCCCGGGCGACAGACGCCGCCTGCCGGCGCGACCCACGGATGGCCGGCCGGCTGCCCACCACCAAGGGAAAGTTGTAGCCCGCGTTGAATACGCCGGGAACGCCAGCCGTCAAACAGATGACTGTTAAAGATCATTCCTCCGCTGACGACCGGACATTGGTCCGCGCGGCGCAGCGAGGCCAGATGGCCGCGTTTGAGGAATTGGTCGCCCGGCATCGAGACCGGATTTATGCGCGCGCCTGCAGCATGATGCGCAACGAAACCGAGGCGCTGGATCTTTCTCAAGAGGCCTGGGTAAAGGGCTGGCAGCGATTGCGGCAGTTTCAGGGTGAGGCGAGCTTCGCCACCTGGATGACCCGGATCGTCATTAACCTCTGCCTGGACCAGTTGCGCCGGCAGAA encodes:
- the hisB gene encoding imidazoleglycerol-phosphate dehydratase HisB; the protein is MKLRRAGIRRVTNETRIAVTLNIDGTGKSSIQTGIPFFDHMLTLFARHAVMDLRLRCQGDLDVDAHHTVEDCGIALGQVVVQALGDKKGIRRYGTGFDPRNPFTGEAYLPMDECLARCVIDFGGRPYLVWRGLDAFAHKRLSKAEKRQDMSSAFRFGLAREFFQGFANEARCNLHLELLYGDEPHHIVEALFKAFARATDAACRRDPRMAGRLPTTKGKL
- a CDS encoding PQQ-like beta-propeller repeat protein, producing the protein MKMFSMAAVLVLITLGAFTASGSDWPRWRGPDLNGISQEKGWLAKWPAEGPKRLWRATVGTGFSSLTVVGDRVYTMGNASDTDSTVCLDARTGKVIWQHSYPCPLDPKNFEGGPCATPTVADGRVYTHSRKGDVFCLDAMKGTVIWTKNLNQELGLEIPTWGCASSVLIEGNLAVLNMGSAGVALDKQSGKVAWVSAKSAGAYATPVPLTLGPDRFLAILSRRSLIAVKPADGQEAWSYPWKTEYDVNAADPIIAGDKVFISSGYNRGGTVLKVTAKGAEKVWENKNMRNHFNSCVLWQGHLYGPDDGGLRCLDFETGELKWTYREFGKGSLIVADGCLVALSEKGDLFIAKAVPAAFEPISRAKVLTGKCWTSPVLANGRVYCRNAAGHVACLDLSGR